In one window of Branchiostoma lanceolatum isolate klBraLanc5 chromosome 15, klBraLanc5.hap2, whole genome shotgun sequence DNA:
- the LOC136420527 gene encoding bifunctional peptidase and (3S)-lysyl hydroxylase Jmjd7-like, which produces MLYVATVAVVLSVSSIVPCFTKSPPGHLQPLGHHQPPLGQIESLDTIPSPEDFYHNYVLPARPVVLSGAARLSPAYYRWTDRYLRDRHADGVAEVDYSKKESAESERNPMRMDAFLQQYNQSEMYMLDRLPKTMMEEVYLPPCLSCGGFTRNLHDFRLWMSSGGTKSTFHMDNMENILCMYSGRKDWFLVDREVGRYTLHHHADGTEDLAVDVERVDMYRYPSMRTIPWWSARIEKGDCLYLPHGWLHYVQSYGRNLAVNVWWTPLYSFDYSDCTARDHQTPIQLSALELRPGEQIRYVIRTYLEEYGGKLPKDMVQAQVIYDEVVITDRVFRGLDTNHDGWLTVEEVNDLQVETIERLLPNKYLEAVMTFGRCEAYNNTATGVHTFTCANTCT; this is translated from the exons ATGTTGTACGTAGCTACTGTTGCTGTTGTACTCTCGGTATCGTCAATTGTCCCATGCTTCACGAAGAGCCCACCCGGACACTTACAGCCGCTTGGACACCACCAACCTCCATTGGGCCAG ATTGAATCGTTGGACACCATACCGTCTCCGGAAGACTTCTACCACAACTACGTTCTACCGGCCAGACCAGTGGTGTTGTCGGGGGCCGCGCGACTGTCCCCCGCCTACTATCGATGGACGGATCGGTACCTCAGGGATCGGCACGCGGATGGAGTG GCAGAAGTTGACTACTCCAAAAAGGAGTCAGCGGAGAGTGAAAGAAATCCGATGCGTATGGATGCGTTCTTGCAGCAGTACAACCAATCAGAGATGTACATGCTCGATCGACTGCCAAAG ACCATGATGGAGGAAGTGTACCTCCCCCCGTGCCTCTCCTGTGGTGGTTTCACCCGGAATCTTCACGACTTCAGACTGTGGATGTCCAGCGGTGGGACGAAGTCCACCTTCCACATGGACAACATGGAGAATATCCTCTGTATGTACAGCGGGAGGAAAGATTGGTTCCTCGTCGACAGGGAGGTGGGAAGGTACACGCTACATCACCACGCGGATGGTACGGAGGACCTTGCAGTCGATGTAGAGAG AGTGGATATGTACAGGTACCCGAGCATGCGTACTATCCCGTGGTGGTCAGCACGGATCGAGAAGGGGGACTGTCTCTACCTGCCGCATGGTTGGCTACACTACGTACAGTCCTACGGTAGGAATCTCGCCGTGAACGTCTGGTGGACACCCTTATATTCCTTTGACTACTCCGATTGCACTGCACGAGACCATCAGACACCTATACAGCTCAGTGCATTGGAGTTAAGGCCAGGAGAACAGATAAG GTATGTGATCAGAACGTATCTCGAGGAATATGGCGGCAAGCTGCCTAAAGACATGGTTCAGGCACAGGTTATATATGATGAAGTTGTCATCACAGACCGTGTGTTTAGAGGGCTGGATACTAACCATGATGGTTGGCTCACTGTGGAAGAGGTGAACGATCTACAG GTCGAGACCATAGAACGGCTGTTGCCCAACAAGTATTTAGAAGCAGTTATGACGTTTGGACGATGTGAGGCCTACAACAACACTGCAACTGGAGTCCACACATTTACATGTGCCAATACTTGTACATAA
- the LOC136420526 gene encoding microspherule protein 1-like produces the protein MSDHSMSTPGQSQHTSSLDQSGDTLSLSSSLNDSTSLSISMSSDLSKLSTPGSTPVTPGTSKMTPPLPRSTPVSSQLTKRRSSSRSIKRKKFDDELVESSLVKTTKVPARPTTSTLPATHTPHSHIITVQPEKKKVKVSKSSQKRAKKPKPIPVTKDLGRWKPQDDLLLINAVQQTCDLKSVHLGVKFSCNFTQKEVEERWYALLYDPTISKLAVQAMRNLHPDVVAAINAKALYSKEEESLLAKVTSTSQPTVDIFADLLQKHPDMFHLSRTPKVLHTHWLQMKQYHLLADQTVQPLPRGDHILNFSDAEDMINDEELKETKDEVLEHELAISDRRQKREIRFLEQEIPKWQVLVDAVTGISPPDFDNQTLAVLRGRLVRYLMRSREITLGRSTKDNTIDVDLSLEGPAWKISRRQGVIKLKNNGDFFIMNEGKRPIYIDGKPVLNGQKWKLNNNSVVEISCLRFIFLINQDLINVIRAEAAKMAQ, from the exons ATGTCGGATCACTCGATGTCGACTCCCGGCCAATCACAGCACACCAGCAGTCTGGACCAATCAGGCGACACCCTGAGTCTGAGCAGCTCCCTGAATGACAGCACGAGTCTGTCCATCTCCATGTCTTCAGACTTGTCCAAATTGTCCACTCCAG GTAGCACACCTGTAACTCCAGGTACGTCTAAGATGACCCCGCCCCTTCCGAGGTCGACTCCTGTCTCGTCCCAGCTCACGAAGCGGCGCAGTTCTTCGCGCTCCATCAAACGGAAGAAATTCGACGACGAACTTGTAGAGAGCAGCTTGGTAAAGACCACCAAGGTTCCAGCGCGACCAACAACGTCTACATTACCAGCAACACATACTCCACACTCTCATATCATAACAGTGCAGCCAGAGAAGAAGAAAGTCAAG GTTTCAAAATCATCACAGAAAAGGGCCAAGAAGCCTAAG CCAATCCCAGTAACTAAAGACTTGGGCAGGTGGAAGCCTCAGGATGATCTGCTTCTCATTAATGCAGTACAACAG ACGTGTGACCTGAAGTCAGTTCACCTGGGAGTCAAGTTCTCCTGTAACTTTACTCAGAAGGAGGTAGAGGAGAGGTGGTACGCACTGCTGTATGACCCAACCATATCCAA acTTGCAGTACAAGCCATGAGAAATCTCCATCCAGACGTGGTAGCAGCCATCAATGCCAAGGCACTCTACAGTAAAGAAGAGGAGAGTCTACTGGCAAAAGTTACCTCA ACCAGCCAGCCCACAGTTGACATATTTGCGGACCTCCTACAGAAACACCCTGACATGTTTCACCTGAGCAGAACTCCCAAGGTGCTTCACACACACTGGCTCCAGATGAAACAGTACCACTTATTGGCTGATCAAACAG TTCAGCCCCTTCCTCGTGGAGACCACATCCTCAACTTCTCTGATGCTGAAGACATGATCAACGACGAGGAGCTCAAGGAAACAAAAGACGAAGTTCTGGAACACG AGTTGGCGATTTCTGACAGGAGACAGAAGAGAGAGATTAGGTTCTTAGAACAGGAGATCCCCAAATGGCAGGTGTTAGTAGATGCTGTCACAG GCATCAGCCCACCAGACTTCGACAACCAGACGTTGGCTGTGCTTAGAGGGAGATTAGTACGGTATCTTATGAGATCACGAGAG ATTACACTAGGAAGATCTACAAAAGACAACACCATAGACGTTGATCTGTCACTCGAGGGTCCAGCCTGGAAGATCTCCAGAAGACAAGGTGTCATCAAACTGAAGAACAACGGTGACTTCTTCATTATGAACGAGGGGAAACGGCCAATCTATATCGACGGGAAACCTGTCCTTAACGGGCAGAAATGGAAACTCAACAATAACTCTGTAGTAGAG ATTTCCTGCTTGCGGTTCATCTTCTTGATAAACCAAGACTTGATCAACGTGATCCGAGCAGAGGCTGCTAAAATGGCTCAGTGA